Sequence from the Prunus persica cultivar Lovell chromosome G5, Prunus_persica_NCBIv2, whole genome shotgun sequence genome:
CTGATTgatgtattttgtttttgcaaacCAGGATGATTCATACTTGGATAGCTACATCAGCACAATTGGAGTTGACTTTGTAAGCATTTCTTGCGTTGGGTTTCTACACCGTCGATTCATTTGATGAACTCTCACTAATATATGTGATCTCTATTGTGTATTTTAGAAAATTCGCACTGTGGAGCAGGATGGGAAGACTATCAAACTCCAAATTGTGAGTATATATGAATTGGCTTAGTAGTTTTTTGCGCAGTAGATTGAGATCCGTTCTAGTAAAGCTGTGTTGATGTAGTTGGTAGCTCTTTTGAACTAGTTCACATGAATTTTTCAACATGTAAACCTGTCGCATCTTGCCTTTTTCTGTTCTTAATTGCTAATTGATGTTGCTTTTGGGATGTGCAGTGGGACACTGCTGGCCAAGAACGTTTTAGGACAATCACTAGCAGCTACTACCGCGGGGCTCATGGAATCATTGTAAGTGTGTTGTTCCCTATTTATTTGTTGTGCCTGTTATTTTTCCTGGGTTTTCCTCTTGATGTAAGATATAAGTTTCATGCCCTTGGGTTTCTTGCAGGTTGTTTATGATGTCACAGACCAAGAGAGCTTTAACAATGTTAAGCAATGGTTGAATGAAATCGACCGATATGCAAGTGAAAATGTGAACAAGCTTCTAGTGGGAAACAAGTGCGATCTCACGGCAAATAAAGTTGTGTCCTACGAGACAGCCAAGGTGAATATTCATGAGcctgttttagtttttttgcaTTGTATATCTTGGAGATGCAAAGTATAATGATGGAatttgttgtttctttttagGCATTTGCTGATGAAATCGGAATCCCTTTCATGGAAACTAGTGCTAAGAATTCCACTAATGTGGAGCAAGCCTTCATGGCCATGGCTGCTGAGATCAAGAACAGGTACTTTCTTgcatttgtgtttttgtgtcgTTGTATGGTAATAATTGCACCATTCTAGATGATCAGCTTCTCACAcatgttttgaattttatctGCAGGATGGCAAGCCAACCGATGAACAATGCCAGGCCTCCAACAGTGCAGATTCGGGGACAGCCTGTCAACCAAAAGTCTGGTTGCTGCTCTTCTTAGATGGGGAAAAATAATTGTTGGGGGGCAATGATGTTTATCGGTGTTGTTCTTCGTGGCATGTAAAACTAGTTGTTTTATCTTAACGCTTTGATATGAAGATGATTGTTGGTCACGTTCTTTTGTTGTCGGTTATCAGCTCAGCACTTTGTTAAAGATTCCATTCTTTTCAATgtatttgttttcaaaaacTTTGTACAAATTAGGAATACTGGTGAATAGCAGTATTTGCCTTGTTCTGTTCCCCTAATTCTTGTTGGATGGAGGATATCCTGTTCCACTGTTTCAACTACTACCGTGCGATGGATATAAGTTTAGTAGGTCATTGAATAATTTGGGGTCTATCTTCATTCTCGCCTCTGTTGTTTTCGAGAATGAATAAACATGTGAGTGTGCAGGAAAGCATTTATGCACTGAAGTCTTCAAACCAATAGTAAATGGactccacatgtttattctttgcAACATTTTAATGCTTTGcggaaaaatataatatcataCCAAAAAAACTACACAATTTAGTGTTGGCTCCCCCATTTAAGATGATTAAGCTATTTACAATTAAGTTTAGATTTTGGCCCCTTTCCCCCAAATCTAAGAATCGTAGCTCCACCACTGATCGGAACACTGCCGGGAAAGTTTTGAATGGAGATCGTGTTTTGCATATTCACCAGTAATCTCCACAAGAACAAACCCCACCTTTGAAATGATGGAACCTTGTAGTATCTCTAACAATGATTTCCCTTTTCTCAATAGCTGATATGTACTTGGTAGCATGATGGCAATCCCCACAAACTCTCAAGTTTTTGAAAATGCGAATCGGGGTCCCTAACGGCATTTTTATAAGCCCGAAAGCAATTGCTAGTTTTTCACTGTGCCATAACAGAAGCTGCTGTTTCTGCTCTTCTCCAACATCATGTAAGGCAAAATTAAGATCTGGAACGTAGCCTGCCAACTTCATTTTTTGATCCAGTTCAAACAGTTTTTCATGTATAGATGCCAATTCTAGGTGAGCCCTGTCACCTGATCTGAATTCATGCACCACACTCTTCACCTCAATCCAACTGTACCCTGGTGTCTTCACTACCCCATTTTTTTTCATCGATCGCCTTACCTTCGCAACATGGTCCCATCTGTTGGTTGCTGCATAAACATTAGCAAGTTGAACATAACCAGCTGCACTCGTTGGATCAAGATCAAGCAATTTCTTGGCAGCAAACTCAGCTAGCTCTAGGTTCTTGTGGATCCGGCAGGCACCCAAAAGAGTTCCAAATATGGCAGAATGTGGTTCGAACGGCATTTCCTTTATCAAATTCGCAGCTTCAACTAGCCTACCAGCTCGACCAAGAAGGTCTACCATACACGTATAGTGGTCCGGCTTTGCTGCAACTCCATAATCCCTTGCCATTGAATCAAAATACCGTACTCCAAGATCTACCAACCCTGCATGGTTGCAGGCCATTAAGACTGCCACAAATGTGATCCAATCTGGCTTTGCTCCCTCCTTCCTCATCCGGTCAAACAAATTGAGAGCTTTGAGACCTGCTCCATGTTGAGCATAACCAGCAATCATAGCATTCCAAGTAACAACGTCTTTTCGTGCCATCTCAATAAACAACTTCCAAGCATCCCCCAAATTCCCACACTTACAATACATGCTAACCAAACAGGTCGCTGCAGTTGTATCCTtatataattgaaatttataaATCAGCTGATGTACCTGCCTACCCATCTGCAATGCAGAGAGGTTACTGCAACCCAGTAGAACACTACACAAACTTGACGGGTTCGGTCTAACCCCATATCCGATCATTGACCTAAAAAGCTTTAAACCCTCTTCAGCTTGACAATTTTCAACATAACCAGAAATCATAGTATTCCAAGTTACTAAATTTTTCATAGGCGTCTCTCTGAATAATTTCTCGGCTAATTCAATCTTCCCAAACTTCATGTACCCTGTAACCATAGCAGTCCATGCCACGACACTCTTAACTGGTGCCACCTCAAACAACTCCACGGCCATGTCCAAATCCCCACATTTCACATAACCCGAAATCATTGCACTCCATGAGACACTATTCTTCTCTGGCATCACCAAAAACAACTCATGTGCTTCTCTCATCTTCCCATTTTGAGCAAACACTGATAACATAGTATTCCAAGAAGCCGTGTCCTTGACAGGCATCTTGCGAAAGAATTCCAAAGCAGCATCAACATCAAAATTGTGTAAATAACAAGCCAACATAATATTATATGAACAAGAGTCTGGTTCAGGACATTTCTCAAACACCTCGCACGCTTCTTTCATCTTCCCAGGCATTTTCGCATACCCGGATAAAATTGAATTCCAAGTAACTGTTGTCCTAACTGTCATCTTTTCAAACACCCTACGAGCAGAATCTAAATCCCCGGCTCGAATATAACTTGTGATCAACTTATTTGACTTAATGATATTGCCAAATTCACGATCAAACGGTTTAGATTCATTGCAAAATTGAGTGGGTGTGCTCTTCAATGCCATGTTACTGGTGGAAACCAAGTGGGTTTCTTGTTGTGGGAGAGAGGGAAAGTTGACGGGGACGGTTTCTCTGTTTTGATTGGCATATGGGGTTTGGATTGTGAAGGAGGAGAGGGCAGAGTTTTGGTGTGTGGAATGGGGGAAAATTTTAAGCACCAATGTTGGTGGTTTTCTTGTATTTCTAAGATTTGTCATGGATGGTGGAGAGAAAagcaaaaattcaatttgttaCGGCTTCTCCAAGATTTTAAGCTGAGCATGATTTCATATGCAAGGAGTTGAATTTCTAGTTCTAGGAATTTGAATTCTGGAGAGTTGATGCTTTGCTttagaagagagaagagagagaggaaaaacaaaaccaaaaatattagaaattcCGTTGCCGGGACTTGAACCCGGGTCTTTCGGGTGAGAGCCGAATATCCTGACCAACTAGACTACAACGGATTTGTGTTAATATTGtaatgccttttttatttaacaaataaattatgtaGGAAACTAAAACTTATATGTTAAGATGACAAAAAATGTTGCTCCAACAGCTTAATCTATATCATATATTCCCTCAAACTATCACATAAAAATGAGATCTTAATAGATAATTAGATAATAATATTTatcaataattaaattatcataggtgtaattttatgttacattCAATGAATCAGTGCGTTGTTTTATCAAGGGTTggattttgtttattaattttttaattcaatggtTAAAAACTGCAATATACCAGTGAAAGAGAAAGATAATCATACAGATATAGATTACATCAATACGTTGAACGTATTAAATAAGTACTGCTTGCCACCAACTACAACGTATTATTCAATTATAGCTTATTATCATATTGCGTGTGCCTTAGCATACATGTGCCCAATATTGGGTCAATTATGTTTACAAAAGTACCAATATTTAAGAGCTTGATTAATACTCGAAAAGGTTGGAACtatcaaaactcaaaacaaaatcatgtGACAAATAAGCTTTGTTTGCCTCATTCAAATCTTGGAGTTGGACTTATGGGGCAATTTCTTATTAAAAATGATAGAATTGTACCATTCTTAACTAGTGTTTGTTGATTCTTGGTGTTCACTTGATTTCtaccaaaaccaaacaaaagaccgaaataaaaagtaaacaatatttattattttggcttCCTCCAACATTTCTATGCGTAAGGATGTGTGTCATTTTCGTGTGGAAATAAAGGCCCCCTATGTATATTAAGATTAAAGTTGGTgcaaaaatcataatttattGTTAAAGAGTTTGGGCATTGAACGATTTGTTCAGTTTGGAATTTCACATTTGATTTCACTTCAGTATTCGGCATTTAgtataaaaaaggaaatgacACAAATTATTCATTTCAATTACATGCCATGCAAGAATTGTGATTAGTAGCAAAACTGTGAGTCAAATTGTTGAAGCCAAAAAAAGTCACGGGAAATTTAAAGACATTCAAAGCCcaatataatatgtaatgttgGTCATGCATTAATTCAAGCAGTATTTTaggaattaatttattaaataaatatataaatagtgtACATGCCATACCaaatcaataatatatttttcctaTGCCAATCACCTACCAAGCTCACATGAACTCAAGTCATGTGGTTTACGGAGCTTGCACGAGGGATTGTGGTGTGGGAGGTTACGGAGGTCAACAAGGCCCACGAAAACTCTTGGATAATGAAGACTTTGGGctagctacttgggagcaccaaagtcCAAGCCCATTACTTAGAGTTCTCCAATGTGGGTGAGCAAATGAGATATTTTTCAAGCACTTCCTTTTACCCATAGGAAATAGTCATTTTTCAAATGCCTACCTTTACCCGTTGGAAACAAGCCTTTTCCAGCACTCCCTATTACCTGCTGGAAACAAGTCGTTTCCAGAGCTTCCTTTTAAACATAGGAAATAATCAGTTTATAGTATCTAGCTTCACCTGTTGGAAAATAGCATGACCTAGTGCTCCCTTTTAATCATTGGAAATAAGCTGGTTCCAGCACCTCCATTTACCTAttggaaataaagaaaaccccTCACTTTCTATAAATTGGGAGGCATTTCTCAGCCAAAGCAACCCATCTTGGTTGTTGCAAGCTTCTCAACAACCATGAGAACTCACCTTTCTTCAGCTGCTGCAAGCATTCCAGCAGcttctaatttttcttcagcCAACAATCCTTCACTCAGCTGCTGCAAGCATCCCAACAGCCACTAACCCCCATAAAGCATCACCAAGCtccaagcttttccttccttccaaGCTTTAAACACCATAGCCTTCAAACCTTAAGCTTTTCCTTCCATCCTCCTTCTCTTGAAACTCTTAAATCCCTATAGCCATAGCCACACACAACAAATTATCAACACCAAACTCAAACATATCCAATACCAGGGCAAGCACatgcattctcatttgctaaaCTTATGGGTCTTTACCTCCCACACTCCAAgttctcatgccaagctcatATAATCTCATATCAACATCAGCAAGTCATCTTCAACTCTTCGTCGAGCTGCCGGAAACATCAACACAAAACATGCAGCCgctggaagaagaacaaagtactCCCCCGGGACTTGGTTTTTCATCGGGATACTTTGGGCCTAGTTCTCGCTAACTCAGAAAAATGGGCAACGAAGGCTTCATTCATCACTCTATGGCGATCCAAGAATCAACAAAACCCGGATAAGCCTTCAGACGAAAAAGACCCCAACATAAATGACAACTCTACTGGGGACTAGGCCATTAGTCTTGTAGTGGCTCCTGAAAAATCACAAGCTTTATTCATGCAATTGCActacaacaaaatttaaatataagaGCATTCTCTTTGATTTTGCTTTGTTCTGttgttctttaaaaaaaataaaaaaggaagcaGAAgaatttctaatattttctcTTATGTTGTAGATATACCTTCTCAGACAAAACATCTTGCGAAAGGCCTATGGGGGCTTAGGCTAATCCATCATAGCAAGCTGCACATGCAACTCCAAATGACTTGGGGGCTTCATGCcaagcaaaagagagagacTAGAATCCAGAAGCTGCTGTAAATTTCAGTTTTCCTCCTGGAGGAAAGCAAACTGTTTGTTAATTATCTGGAGGAAAACAAGCTGTATGTATCTTTTCCAGTAACTCGCTTGGCCTCTTCCTTCTCATCTTCAGTCTGCTTCTTCCAAAGATCTTCTTTGAAGCaagttgcaaaaaaaaaaaacatttacaaGCAAGCCTCTACTCTGTTTCTAGACCCCGAGTAAGCCAAAGAGAATATAACCCAACTCTACAACCAATTGCTGACCCCAACAAGCTGACTTGGGGGGCTTCATGCCAAGCAAATTCAAGGAAGGACATCATGCCATCCAAACAAGCAAACCCATCCACCTTTTTTGCCGTACAGTATAAACCATCTCTTTGGTTACAACAAGCCTAGATAATCTTGCATTATGGTGACAAACAGTTTTCTATTTCCCcttttttgaaacaagccaagaTACATTCTTCCAGCTCCTACTCTACAAGCAAATAATTTCCACCACttgccttattttttttttcaaaccttCTTAAACATTCTCTAGGCACTTCCCTTATTTCAAATCTTCTTAGCTCTTGCCCTATTTCAAACATCCTTCCAGCACATGCCTGATTTCAAACATCCTGCCAGTTTCAAATCCTCCAAAAGCCTTCATATCGCAAGGCAAGGTGCAAGCAACCAAAACTCACCTTCCTGCTGCCAAATTCCTAGCAAATTAGTAAGAAGATGGCATTTCTCATGCTTTGAAACTTCTCAATCAAgcctaaaaaagaaacaagggaGTACGTTGGCCAGGTCATGTGCTATAAGGGAACTCGTAAACAGAAAAGGGGTGCCGGAAGTATAATCGCTATTGAAGCATAATTGTTTCTAAAGACAAGCTGCAAGCAACCAAAACTCACCTTCATACTGCCAAATTCCTAGCAAATTAGTAAGAAGATGGCATTTCTCATGCTTTGGAACCTCTCAATCAAGcctgaaaaagaaacaagagagTATGTTGGCCAGATCAGGTGCTGGAAGGGAACTCGTTAACGGAAAGGGGGTGCCGGAAGCATAATCGCTATTGAAGCATAATTATTTCTAAAGACAAGCTGCAAGCAACCAAAAACTCACTTTGATGCTATCAAAATCCTAGAAAATTAGACTTCTCATGCTTTGAAGATTCTGAACAAGAGAATACATTAGCCAAAATCAGGCGCCGGAAAGGTACTCACATAAAGGGAGGCAGTGGAAGCATAATTTTCTCAAGCAAACTCATCTATCAAGGATTTGACAAAATTCACAGGGCGTGACACCAATCCACATGCCaagaaatttcatttcattcaagCATTCCAAGCAATTCGGGCATTTCaagcaaattgaagaactCATGCTCTTACGACAATACCTTTCAACATCATGCTCTCACGATAATATTGCTCAAGAATATGCTCCAGCAATACTCAAATCAGCACTCAATGCCAATAGGAAGGACATTCCAAATTCTCAACAAAAAGCAGCATGCCAAGCAAAACTTATATATAAGTTTTCCAACCATTCTAGCTAGAACATACCACCTTTGAAAAATCACTATAAATCAAGCTTACAACCAACAAATCCCAAACTTTCCAGATTAGAACTTGACATATCAAGCTTCATTTTCGCAAAATTTCGTTGCATTTCGAGCTAGGGAATCATGTCAAACAGATTCCTAAAACAGCCCATGCAGCAGGGATTGCACAGCTCCAGCAGCTTAACTCTTACTTTGAAATTGCACCAAAAATTCATATGTTCATGATATTGCTTTTGCATGGCTCTTAAAGGCTCGACTAAATGAACTCTAATGGACTTAGCTTGCTCGTGTAACAATTTCATACCGTCTTGCTACCTGGACTTCAGACTTTTAATATATACCTTTGTCCTATTCTTTTATCGTAAACTTGGCTATTGCCATATACCTCCTCCTTCGGGTAGTAGAATATGAAGTTCTATGAATTCCTCATTATGGTATCGTATTCCCCCATTCACgccttttttccttcaaatggCACAAGACTAGTTCCAACATAACTATGGAGAAGTCTATTTTCATGCATCAAAATCTCCAACTCGAATTCCAAGAGAAACATTTCGAAAGTCCAAAGAACAGCCCACAAGCTACTGTGAGACATTTTCACAAACACTTGGCATGCATTACCCAAGTGAGCTTGTGTGACTCTTGTTTATCACCAAGCTAAGCCAGAAGCTCAACCTCATAATTCGATTTCTAGTTCGCAAATTCTGGGAAATACAGAGGAACTTAGGCATGCAAATATAGAAAACAAGCATGCAACAAAGGCATCAACATTAACTCATGAACATGCTTCAGAAAAATGAAGGTAGAGAACACTACAACGGTTGGATGATCCTCAATTTTGGATACGTTATCAACAATATAATTTCGAGCAAATTTTGTGAAGCAAGCACAATCATCTGAGcatcagaaattaaaaacacatgcAAAAGCAAAATCTGCAGAAACTCACCAGCCATGGATAGACACAGAAGTTGCAGACTAACTTTGAGGCATCAGAAAAATTCTACAAATTCTACAAATTTTACAGGCTATAGTACTTTCACCCTCATCTATTCCTCTCTTTTGTCTCCCAAAATTCCATTTCCCCTTACTTTGATCCTCTGCTTCTCATAAGAAATCCaagccctctctctctgtagctacttaaaaataaaaatgaaaaaataaacaaataaataaataaataaaaaacccctACATAAATGCCAAAACCCAAACACTCAAGCACATCTACCATGGTAAATAACCCAAAAGCTATATTAAACGATGTCACTTTAGCCAATACCAAGCACACAGACCAATGTCAAGCGTACACGGTAATGCCAAGCATCCAAACCAATACCAAGAATACATGCTAACATCAAGCATACACACCAATACTAAGTATACACGTCAAAAACCAAGCATGCATGCCAATATCAAGCATACAAAACTACTGCAACTCTTGCAAACCACAACCATGCGAAATCAAGCATCACTAGTCACTCAAGCACATCAATCATGCAAGCTAACTTACTTTGGGGTTAAAATTCAACCAAGCCTTATCTCCTATGTCATGCCGCAAAATCAGCCAACTTTTGATAACCCCAGTATATTACAGTGTCTAGGAAAGTTCTTCAAGACAACACCCTCAGTGTCTAAGAAGATTGGGTTTTAAGTAGGACCATTGTGACCTTTCCAACCTTCCTAGAAAAGACCTGGCTGTGATCTCGAAGACTATTAACTAGTTATTCTTGAGTTGCtcatctttatatatatatatatatatgaccaAGCTAATAGTTGTCAAAACCATGCTAATCTTCAttccaagaaaaacaaaaagactaCGGTCAAGCAAGCAAGCATGGATATTTCATGCATATTGAAGAACCAGCCATGCCATGCCACTGCCAATTATTTTGGGCTGAAATTGATTATTTGGCCCATCTCGCTGCCACTTCATAGCCCCAATAATCAAGAGGGCtaatgttgaggcccaaaaagtCACGAGAAGCCCAAAGACATTTAAAGcccaatataacatataatgtCGGTCATGCATTAATCCAAACTGTATTTTGGgatttaattcattaaatatatatagaaacagtgtacatgccatgccaaactaataatacatttttctcatgCTAATCACCTATCAAGCTCACATGAACCCAAGTCATGTGGTTTACGGGGCTTGCATGAGGGATTGTGGTGTGGAAGGTTACGGAGGTCAACAAGGCCTACAGAAGCTCTTAGATAATGGAGACTTTGGActagctacttgggagcaccaaagtcCAAGTACATTACTTAGAGTTCTCCAATGTGGGTGAGCAAATGAGATATTTTTCAAGCACTTCCTTTTATCCATAGGAAATAGTCATTTTCCAAATACCTAGCTTTACCCGTTGGAAACAAGCCTTTTCCAGCACTTTCTATTACCCACTGGAAACAAGCGGTTTCCAGTGCTTCCTTTTACCCATAGGAAATAATCAGTTTATGGTACCTAGCTTTACATGCTGGAAAATAGAATGCCCAAGTGCTCCCTTTTAACCACTGGAAATAGGTTGGTTCCAGCACCTCCCTTTACCTATTGGAAACAAAGGAAAACCTTCACCCTCTATAAATTAGCATTCATGGCTCAAGCAAAGGGcaccaatttttcttcaaccaaCACTCCCTCACTCGGCTGTTGCAAGCATCCCAGTAGCCATTAACCCCCTTCAACAACCACCAGACTACTTTCCTTCCTCCATTTAGTTGCTGCAAGCATTCTAGCGGCCATCCCAGCCATTCCTCAGCCATCACAATCATGTCTTCTACTTTCTCACCCTTGAAGTCTATCATCTTCTCCATAAAGCCTCACCAAGCATAACTCCAaacttttccttccttccaaGCTATAAACGCCATAGCTTTCAAGCCTCAAGGTTTTCCTTTTATCCCTCCACCTCTAGAACTCATAAATTTCTCTAGAATCATTGTCATAAACACCATACCTTTCAAAGTCTtaagcttttctttccttaGCCATGCTCTTTGAAACCTCATTCATTTGATTGCTATAAGTATCCCAACAACCATCACAGCTAAACAATCAAACCACCATAGCCATAGcttcaaataataaattctcAACACCCAAACTCAAGTATATCAAACACCAACCCAAGCACAagcattctcatttgctaaacttgtgGGTCTTTAGCTCCCACACTCCAAGCTCTCATGTCAAGCTCATATATTCTCAAATCAACATCAGCAAGTCATCTTCAACTTAGCCAGAGCAAGCAATATCCTTACTCATTGCTGGAAGTTTCAATCTCAAGCCGTGTTCTTCCATATTCTTCCTCTCCCTCCCATAAACACATACAGAGAGAACAAGCATCACCACTCACCTCTGGAACCCTTCGATTTCAAGCTCTGTTATTccatttcttcccttttttctcttctggcaAGCCACCCAAGAGCCTGATAAAGCTTTCGTCAACCTGCTGGAAATCTACTCAAGCCACCCAtcttttatctctctctctctctctctctctctctctctctctctctctctctcaaaagctCCATCCCATATTTGAAACACCTAACCTCTCATGCCTAGTCTAGTAGTATCTCAATTCACAAAGCAAACTATCATCGTGTAACATCAATGCACCATCTTCAACTCTTCGTCAAGCTACCGGAAACCTCCGTACAA
This genomic interval carries:
- the LOC18775788 gene encoding ras-related protein RABD2c, producing the protein MNPEYDYLFKLLLIGDSGVGKSCLLLRFADDSYLDSYISTIGVDFKIRTVEQDGKTIKLQIWDTAGQERFRTITSSYYRGAHGIIVVYDVTDQESFNNVKQWLNEIDRYASENVNKLLVGNKCDLTANKVVSYETAKAFADEIGIPFMETSAKNSTNVEQAFMAMAAEIKNRMASQPMNNARPPTVQIRGQPVNQKSGCCSS
- the LOC18776466 gene encoding pentatricopeptide repeat-containing protein At4g16835, mitochondrial translates to MTNLRNTRKPPTLVLKIFPHSTHQNSALSSFTIQTPYANQNRETVPVNFPSLPQQETHLVSTSNMALKSTPTQFCNESKPFDREFGNIIKSNKLITSYIRAGDLDSARRVFEKMTVRTTVTWNSILSGYAKMPGKMKEACEVFEKCPEPDSCSYNIMLACYLHNFDVDAALEFFRKMPVKDTASWNTMLSVFAQNGKMREAHELFLVMPEKNSVSWSAMISGYVKCGDLDMAVELFEVAPVKSVVAWTAMVTGYMKFGKIELAEKLFRETPMKNLVTWNTMISGYVENCQAEEGLKLFRSMIGYGVRPNPSSLCSVLLGCSNLSALQMGRQVHQLIYKFQLYKDTTAATCLVSMYCKCGNLGDAWKLFIEMARKDVVTWNAMIAGYAQHGAGLKALNLFDRMRKEGAKPDWITFVAVLMACNHAGLVDLGVRYFDSMARDYGVAAKPDHYTCMVDLLGRAGRLVEAANLIKEMPFEPHSAIFGTLLGACRIHKNLELAEFAAKKLLDLDPTSAAGYVQLANVYAATNRWDHVAKVRRSMKKNGVVKTPGYSWIEVKSVVHEFRSGDRAHLELASIHEKLFELDQKMKLAGYVPDLNFALHDVGEEQKQQLLLWHSEKLAIAFGLIKMPLGTPIRIFKNLRVCGDCHHATKYISAIEKREIIVRDTTRFHHFKGGVCSCGDYW